From Bacteroidota bacterium, a single genomic window includes:
- a CDS encoding helix-turn-helix transcriptional regulator: MNSLGEKIRTIRESKSLLLRQVAAHLEIDTALISKIERGERRLTREQVIKLAKFYNVTDEELLTLWLSDKLLDTIENEPFAMQGLNKAKTILKTLI, encoded by the coding sequence ATGAATTCATTAGGAGAGAAAATAAGGACAATAAGAGAATCGAAGAGTTTACTGCTTCGACAGGTTGCTGCTCATCTCGAAATCGACACCGCTTTAATTAGTAAAATTGAACGAGGCGAAAGACGGCTTACAAGAGAACAAGTAATTAAACTTGCTAAATTTTACAACGTGACAGACGAAGAATTATTAACTCTTTGGCTTAGTGACAAACTTCTCGACACCATAGAAAACGAACCATTTGCAATGCAAGGATTAAACAAGGCAAAAACCATTTTAAAAACATTAATATGA
- a CDS encoding DGQHR domain-containing protein, translating to MDVTTYDFKGNVSEKETALFFHNMELSCVSLNWKMKNEKKIDDGEVDGVFCDNINQLYIIYDDSIKKDDRQDKVSKFLNKWKDEGNQNDLREDLKLKDYPIYVIYIDKSEKDSKLESINYVLDDFTKIVYTEDYLYFERIFKIVGKWAKNDLYNFLNIKPRKIKKESITATQIWVGNTPAFVFADRVENILNYSFISRRKNNSIGYQRLVDKKRVDKMAALIKSNRINAFPNSILLNCEDDISFVPKPKSECPCKVEFDLPSNFSSCKVVDGQHRLLAFSKLESRIQDSHSLPIVLFQKMPLEDEIQTFIEINDSQKGIDPNLIYSLKADLKFQSGTKENREKIAVQIAKKLNESSGLFKENVFFGNAGEERKKKITLTTIVQSILDFKIVDSNNGFLQLEEQDIETPYSKIKNFVSILLSKDSSNINFYKSTNGIQLILKFTSLLNRNIEKNNINVAIDLAIDELIKSINKNKISLQKKYGKAGFNSLSNIILNDIKASSASFSKMELETKKLK from the coding sequence ATGGATGTAACTACTTACGATTTTAAAGGGAATGTTTCAGAGAAGGAAACTGCATTATTTTTCCACAATATGGAACTTTCTTGTGTTTCATTAAACTGGAAGATGAAGAATGAAAAAAAAATTGATGATGGTGAAGTGGATGGAGTATTCTGTGACAATATAAATCAGCTATATATTATTTATGATGATAGCATAAAAAAAGATGACCGACAAGATAAAGTTTCAAAATTCCTTAATAAATGGAAAGATGAAGGGAATCAAAATGACCTTCGGGAAGACCTTAAGTTAAAAGACTATCCTATTTACGTAATTTATATAGATAAATCAGAAAAGGATTCAAAACTAGAATCGATCAATTATGTATTAGATGATTTTACAAAAATTGTATACACCGAAGATTATCTCTACTTTGAACGGATATTCAAAATAGTAGGAAAATGGGCAAAAAACGATTTATACAACTTTCTAAATATTAAACCACGAAAAATAAAAAAGGAGTCAATTACTGCTACACAAATATGGGTCGGCAATACTCCAGCTTTTGTTTTTGCAGATAGAGTGGAGAATATATTAAATTATAGTTTTATCTCGAGAAGAAAAAACAATTCAATTGGCTATCAAAGATTAGTTGATAAAAAAAGAGTAGATAAAATGGCTGCATTAATAAAGTCAAATCGCATTAATGCATTCCCAAATTCAATCCTTTTAAATTGTGAAGATGACATCAGTTTTGTTCCAAAGCCAAAATCTGAATGCCCTTGTAAAGTTGAATTTGATTTGCCAAGTAATTTTTCGTCTTGCAAAGTGGTAGATGGACAACATCGGTTACTTGCTTTTAGCAAATTGGAATCCCGAATTCAAGATTCTCATTCTCTTCCAATTGTATTATTTCAAAAAATGCCTTTAGAAGATGAAATTCAAACATTTATTGAGATTAATGACTCACAAAAGGGAATTGATCCAAATCTAATATACTCTTTAAAGGCTGATCTGAAATTTCAATCTGGCACAAAGGAGAATAGAGAAAAAATAGCAGTTCAAATAGCAAAAAAATTAAATGAATCATCAGGTCTATTTAAAGAAAATGTATTTTTTGGTAATGCAGGCGAAGAACGGAAAAAGAAAATAACATTAACTACAATTGTACAATCCATACTTGACTTTAAAATTGTTGATTCTAACAATGGTTTTTTGCAATTGGAAGAACAGGATATTGAAACACCTTATTCCAAAATAAAAAATTTTGTGAGTATTCTTTTATCTAAAGATTCATCAAACATTAACTTTTATAAGTCTACTAACGGAATTCAACTGATATTAAAATTCACCTCTCTTCTAAATCGCAACATAGAAAAGAATAATATCAATGTTGCCATAGATTTAGCAATTGACGAACTTATAAAAAGCATAAATAAAAATAAAATTTCTTTGCAAAAGAAATACGGCAAAGCAGGTTTCAACTCCCTTTCAAATATAATCTTGAATGACATTAAAGCGAGTAGTGCTAGTTTTAGCAAGATGGAACTTGAAACAAAAAAATTAAAGTGA
- a CDS encoding zinc-dependent metalloprotease, with amino-acid sequence MNNTKLTTLHVLTAMLFAVSGIAQNKIICGHDLYMNQLESKYPGFKESVSKTFVDTQTKGATNKTATNSNYVVNVVVHVVWKNAIENLDDSIIQSQIDVLNEDFNRLNADSANLRSLFQPIAGNAHITFNLHQIKRVQTTALFDPSAGGIPFDMKYDSLGGSSAVDPTHFLNLWICKIQPLTFLGFPVGQILGFAFPPANLANWPANSEAPAIGEDGVVIDYRCIGRNNPNTISVTGSTNLTIKGRTPVHEIGHYLGLRHIWGDGSNFGGNNCQGNDGIADTPNANDQSQFDCNTTKNTCVDAALPWTTLDAPDMVENFMDYSAETCMNTFTNGQAAHMQNILNGPRVGLLQPVGIMNDINLASTVLVFPNPAQDFIQLQSSAKKITTIELLDITGRSIIAMPSVFDYAVTINTTQVAKGVYSIKLLLENNNSISKKVIIE; translated from the coding sequence ATGAATAACACAAAACTAACAACACTACACGTACTAACAGCGATGCTTTTTGCAGTATCGGGTATAGCACAAAATAAAATTATCTGTGGACATGATTTGTACATGAATCAGCTAGAGAGTAAATATCCAGGCTTTAAAGAATCGGTATCTAAAACTTTTGTTGACACACAAACGAAAGGTGCCACCAATAAAACCGCTACAAATAGCAATTATGTAGTTAATGTGGTTGTGCACGTAGTTTGGAAAAATGCCATCGAAAACCTAGACGATAGTATTATCCAATCGCAAATTGATGTACTGAACGAAGACTTTAATAGATTAAATGCAGACTCTGCAAATCTGCGCAGCCTATTTCAGCCTATAGCAGGCAATGCGCACATTACGTTTAATCTTCATCAAATAAAGAGAGTTCAAACTACGGCTTTATTCGACCCTTCGGCAGGAGGCATTCCCTTTGATATGAAATACGACAGCTTAGGAGGCAGCAGCGCTGTTGACCCTACACACTTTTTAAATCTATGGATTTGTAAAATTCAACCACTTACCTTTTTAGGTTTCCCTGTTGGGCAAATTTTAGGTTTTGCCTTTCCTCCTGCCAATCTTGCTAATTGGCCTGCAAACTCAGAGGCCCCTGCAATTGGAGAAGACGGAGTGGTAATTGACTATCGGTGTATAGGAAGAAATAACCCTAATACCATAAGCGTTACAGGCAGTACCAACTTAACAATAAAAGGCAGAACACCCGTTCATGAAATTGGCCACTACCTTGGATTGCGCCATATATGGGGCGATGGAAGCAATTTTGGTGGCAACAATTGTCAAGGGAATGATGGAATTGCAGATACGCCTAATGCAAACGACCAATCTCAATTTGATTGCAATACAACAAAAAACACTTGTGTAGATGCTGCTCTTCCATGGACCACACTAGATGCACCGGATATGGTAGAAAATTTTATGGACTATTCTGCAGAAACTTGCATGAATACATTTACCAACGGACAAGCTGCTCATATGCAAAATATTCTTAATGGTCCTCGTGTTGGTTTGTTACAGCCGGTAGGAATAATGAACGACATTAATTTGGCAAGTACAGTTTTAGTATTTCCTAACCCCGCTCAAGATTTTATTCAACTTCAATCTTCTGCAAAAAAAATAACGACTATTGAATTGCTAGACATAACAGGACGTTCAATAATTGCAATGCCTTCTGTTTTTGATTATGCAGTTACAATCAATACAACTCAGGTTGCAAAAGGTGTTTACTCAATAAAACTATTGCTCGAAAACAACAACAGCATTTCTAAAAAAGTGATTATCGAATAG
- a CDS encoding DNA adenine methylase: MKTRIAKPFLKWAGGKTQLINEIERLLPFEITNKEFTYVEPFVGSGAVLFWMLENFPKLEKAVINDINSDLINTYRIIASKPKELISILQILQDEYHNLDGKDDKKKEYYYKKRELYNTRKEGQSGQAALFIFLNRTCFNGLYRVNKSNGYNVPMGSYKKPTICDDQNILAVSNVLQKVEILCGDYEATLKEASSNSFFYFDPPYKPLSNTSSFNSYAKDEFNDEEQIRLRNFCSKLEKQGHKWMLSNSDVKGKDTNNNFFDEIYADFSIARVKARRSINANPEKRGELNELLITNYNYEQALQPA, from the coding sequence ATGAAAACCAGAATAGCAAAACCATTTTTAAAATGGGCTGGAGGAAAAACCCAACTAATTAATGAAATTGAAAGATTGTTACCTTTTGAAATCACTAATAAAGAATTCACATACGTTGAACCTTTTGTTGGTAGTGGTGCTGTTTTATTTTGGATGCTTGAAAATTTTCCAAAATTAGAAAAAGCAGTAATTAACGACATAAATTCTGATTTGATAAACACTTATAGAATCATAGCATCAAAGCCAAAAGAACTTATTTCTATTCTTCAAATTCTTCAAGATGAATATCACAACCTTGACGGAAAAGATGACAAAAAAAAGGAATACTACTACAAAAAAAGAGAATTATATAACACAAGAAAAGAAGGACAAAGCGGACAAGCAGCTCTGTTTATTTTTCTTAATCGTACTTGTTTTAACGGTTTGTACAGAGTAAATAAAAGCAATGGGTATAATGTTCCAATGGGTAGTTATAAAAAGCCCACCATCTGTGACGACCAAAATATTTTGGCTGTGAGTAATGTTTTGCAGAAAGTTGAAATACTTTGCGGAGACTATGAAGCAACATTAAAAGAAGCATCTTCTAATTCGTTTTTTTATTTCGATCCTCCATATAAACCATTAAGTAATACATCAAGTTTTAACTCTTATGCAAAAGATGAATTCAATGATGAAGAACAAATTAGACTTAGAAATTTTTGTTCAAAACTTGAAAAGCAAGGACACAAATGGATGTTGAGCAATTCCGATGTTAAAGGCAAAGACACAAACAATAATTTCTTTGATGAAATTTATGCTGATTTTTCTATTGCAAGAGTGAAGGCAAGAAGAAGCATTAATGCAAATCCCGAAAAAAGGGGTGAATTAAACGAACTATTAATCACAAACTATAACTATGAACAAGCTTTGCAACCTGCTTAA
- a CDS encoding DUF1016 family protein: MASKELIQYGELLQKLKEKIKTAQQKAILAVNNELLSVYWEIGNAIAEQEQQAGWGGKIIDKLATDLKAEFSEMKGLSPRNLRYMRDFSLAYPAFVQQPAAILQAPLAKLETTENKQDILLQAALAKLSWYHHITLLDKVKDTTTRNFYIQKTVENGWSRNTMVHQIEGGLHKTQGALVNNFSSTLPAYQSELTQQVFKDPYNFDFIMLGEKAKERDLEDALMTHVTKVLLELGAGFAFMGRQKRFDAGGREFFVDLLFYHTKLRRHIIIELKIGEFEPEYVSKMNLYLGLADDQLKGEHDEPAIGLILCKTNNKIVAEYALRDTSKPIGIAEYKIAKRLPENIQGELPSIEEIEQRVDEEIKEAQSPVDLRLQAIKEKIKSIKTDEIQTPATFEILSQLYKNGLRVLYTEIINKVKVFEEDFYSKSFHWHCSHNNFSNLDDVDRFWKQEENLKNIFEFSFQVRLDGFKKAGTEYGNFSHTLSFKIDKYHYSFVLVNYNNQQPFLKKLYHQALTGNDRNKITDVITNEIINDIEQILERVKESK; encoded by the coding sequence ATGGCTAGTAAGGAACTAATTCAATATGGTGAGCTGCTTCAGAAGCTGAAGGAAAAAATAAAAACCGCTCAGCAAAAAGCCATATTAGCTGTAAATAACGAGTTGCTTTCCGTTTATTGGGAAATTGGAAATGCAATAGCAGAACAAGAACAACAGGCTGGCTGGGGTGGAAAAATTATAGATAAATTGGCTACCGATTTAAAAGCCGAATTTTCGGAAATGAAAGGGCTTTCCCCCCGAAATTTACGCTATATGCGCGATTTTTCCTTAGCCTATCCTGCATTTGTGCAGCAGCCAGCTGCAATTTTGCAAGCACCACTTGCAAAATTAGAAACTACTGAAAATAAGCAAGATATACTTTTGCAAGCGGCACTTGCAAAATTGAGCTGGTACCACCATATAACCTTGCTGGACAAAGTAAAGGATACCACTACCCGAAATTTTTACATTCAAAAAACAGTAGAAAACGGATGGAGTAGAAATACTATGGTACACCAAATAGAAGGTGGATTACATAAAACACAGGGTGCATTGGTCAATAATTTCAGTAGCACCCTGCCCGCATATCAAAGTGAACTAACACAGCAAGTTTTCAAGGATCCATACAACTTTGACTTTATAATGCTAGGCGAAAAAGCCAAAGAAAGAGACTTGGAAGATGCCCTTATGACGCATGTCACCAAAGTATTACTGGAACTGGGCGCTGGTTTTGCTTTCATGGGACGTCAAAAAAGATTTGATGCCGGAGGACGTGAATTTTTTGTCGACCTCCTTTTCTACCATACAAAATTACGCAGGCACATTATTATTGAATTAAAGATTGGCGAGTTTGAACCCGAATATGTGAGTAAGATGAATCTTTACCTGGGCTTAGCCGATGACCAACTAAAAGGAGAGCATGATGAACCCGCCATTGGCTTAATACTCTGTAAAACCAATAATAAAATTGTGGCAGAGTATGCACTGCGTGATACAAGCAAACCCATTGGCATTGCTGAATACAAAATTGCGAAACGATTACCTGAAAACATACAAGGTGAATTGCCAAGCATTGAAGAAATTGAACAACGTGTAGATGAAGAGATAAAGGAAGCTCAAAGCCCAGTAGATTTACGCTTACAAGCCATCAAAGAAAAAATAAAAAGCATAAAAACAGATGAAATACAAACTCCTGCAACCTTTGAAATATTAAGCCAGTTGTATAAAAACGGATTACGTGTACTATACACGGAGATTATTAATAAAGTAAAAGTATTTGAAGAGGATTTTTATTCTAAAAGTTTTCATTGGCATTGCAGCCATAATAATTTCAGTAATCTGGATGATGTGGATAGATTTTGGAAACAAGAAGAAAACCTTAAAAACATTTTCGAATTTAGTTTTCAAGTACGATTAGATGGCTTTAAGAAAGCAGGTACCGAATATGGAAATTTTTCGCACACGCTTTCATTCAAAATTGATAAATACCATTATAGCTTTGTTTTGGTAAATTATAATAACCAACAACCCTTTTTAAAAAAATTGTACCATCAAGCATTAACCGGAAACGACAGAAACAAAATTACCGATGTTATTACCAATGAAATAATAAATGATATCGAACAAATTCTTGAGCGCGTAAAAGAAAGTAAATGA
- a CDS encoding type II restriction endonuclease, protein MNKLCNLLNLQNEDLLFDKITQSFKEKITKWDYFVNWAKVFSNIEPIEKELNLLNFLIGKNDIETEAFNLIKQYPQVIKAFPTLIAVREKSIDILIDSKNFIYKKYSFTKGKLTDEECKELAYFVVNSGIGEILKDKKVKNLVDYATGVEVGLDSNGRKNRGGTLMESLVEEFVSDTCQNLGFQYMAQATSKKIKEQWNLDVIVDKSSRQLDFAINKNGKLFFIECNFYGGGGSKLKSTATEYIEMNRYWNTQGIEFIWITDGAGWRSTLKPLREYFDKADYLLNLEMLKDEVLNKILN, encoded by the coding sequence ATGAACAAGCTTTGCAACCTGCTTAATCTGCAAAACGAAGATTTGCTTTTCGATAAAATTACGCAAAGCTTTAAAGAGAAAATTACAAAATGGGATTACTTTGTTAATTGGGCTAAAGTATTCAGTAATATTGAACCGATTGAAAAGGAATTGAATTTATTGAACTTTCTGATTGGGAAAAATGATATTGAAACGGAAGCTTTCAATTTGATTAAGCAATATCCTCAAGTAATTAAAGCTTTTCCTACTCTTATAGCTGTTCGTGAAAAATCAATTGATATTTTAATTGATTCCAAGAATTTTATTTACAAAAAATATTCATTTACAAAAGGAAAACTTACGGATGAAGAATGCAAAGAATTAGCATACTTCGTAGTAAATTCTGGAATTGGCGAAATACTAAAAGACAAGAAGGTGAAAAATCTTGTTGACTATGCAACAGGCGTTGAAGTAGGATTAGATAGTAATGGTAGAAAAAACAGAGGTGGTACACTTATGGAAAGCTTAGTTGAGGAATTCGTTTCTGATACTTGCCAAAATTTAGGATTTCAATATATGGCACAAGCTACTTCCAAGAAAATAAAAGAACAATGGAACTTAGATGTTATAGTTGATAAATCATCTAGGCAACTTGATTTTGCAATTAATAAAAACGGAAAATTATTTTTTATAGAATGTAATTTTTATGGTGGTGGCGGTTCAAAACTAAAATCTACAGCTACTGAATATATTGAAATGAATCGTTATTGGAACACGCAAGGCATTGAATTCATTTGGATAACCGATGGTGCGGGTTGGAGATCAACTTTAAAACCGTTAAGGGAATATTTTGATAAGGCCGATTACTTGTTGAATTTGGAAATGCTAAAAGACGAGGTCTTAAATAAGATATTGAATTAA